In Anticarsia gemmatalis isolate Benzon Research Colony breed Stoneville strain chromosome 4, ilAntGemm2 primary, whole genome shotgun sequence, one DNA window encodes the following:
- the LOC142972602 gene encoding sin3 histone deacetylase corepressor complex component SDS3 isoform X2 has translation MQLLRVASTMSYQGSPYSGPGDEYDFEDDGYDDLEEYRDREIPAQPPLDDSDEDTEEASETDIPNNELNEPLEVKEQLYQDKLASLKKQLQQLEDGIHPEFLRRVKRLEHQLNERLRINKIYREHMYEVVEREYLAEKKAAAKEFEEKKIELKENLLNDFEDKRKMIESERQSMELNGDSMEVKPAMKRILRRRANEPAPAPEKRRKPISNTLTFQLDERDIDADLRAIARQSPPPRPAPPHAAQPRKLVNSNNCESPVREGGETTETRVEDGKLLYERRWYHRGQSVSVEGRDLPKFPGQIHAITDDAIWVKKTTNLERVRIYISQLARGKVTLKRRAS, from the exons ATGCAACTATTACGCGTCGCCTCCACTATGTCTTACCAAGGATCACCATATTCGGGCCCGGGGGACGAGTATGACTTCGAGGACGACGGGTACGACGATCTGGAGGAATACAGAGACAGAGAGATACCAGCGCAGCCCCCGCTAGACGACAGTGATGAAG ACACAGAGGAAGCCAGTGAGACAGATATACCCAACAATGAATTGAATGAACCATTAGAAGTTAAAGAACA GTTGTACCAGGACAAGCTGGCCAGCTTGAAGAAGCAGCTCCAGCAGCTGGAAGACGGCATACATCCAGAGTTTCTGAGGAGAGTCAAGAGGCTAGAGCATCAGTTGAATGAGAGGCTcaggataaataaaatatacag GGAACACATGTATGAAGTAGTAGAAAGAGAATACTTAGCAGAGAAGAAGGCAGCGGCGAAAGAGTTTGAAGAGAAGAAGATAGAGCTGAAGGAGAACTTGCTCAATGACTTTGAAGACAAAAGGAAGATGATTGAAAGTGAACGACAAAGTATGGAGCTTAATGGAGATTCCATGGAA GTGAAGCCGGCCATGAAGCGCATCCTGCGGCGGCGCGCCAACGAGCCGGCGCCGGCGCCCGAGAAGCGGCGCAAGCCCATCAGCAACACGCTCACGTTCCAGCTGGACGAGCGCGACATCGACGCCGACCTGCGGGCCATCGCGCGCCAGTccccgccgccgcgccccgcgccgccgcacGCCGCGCAGCCCAGGAAACTGGTCAACTCCAATAATT GTGAGTCCCCAGTGCGCGAGGGCGGCGAGACGACGGAGACCCGCGTGGAGGACGGCAAGCTGCTGTACGAGCGGCGCTGGTACCACCGCGGACAGAGCGTGTCCGTGGAGGGCCGCGACCTGCCCAAGTTCCCCGGACAGATACATGCCATCACCGATGATGCG ATATGGGTAAAGAAAACCACAAACCTAGAACGAGTAAGAATATACATATCGCAATTAGCCCGCGGTAAAGTGACATTAAAGAGAAGAGCGTCGTAA
- the LOC142972602 gene encoding sin3 histone deacetylase corepressor complex component SDS3 isoform X1 — protein sequence MQLLRVASTMSYQGSPYSGPGDEYDFEDDGYDDLEEYRDREIPAQPPLDDSDEDTEEASETDIPNNELNEPLEVKEQPLTSRLYQDKLASLKKQLQQLEDGIHPEFLRRVKRLEHQLNERLRINKIYREHMYEVVEREYLAEKKAAAKEFEEKKIELKENLLNDFEDKRKMIESERQSMELNGDSMEVKPAMKRILRRRANEPAPAPEKRRKPISNTLTFQLDERDIDADLRAIARQSPPPRPAPPHAAQPRKLVNSNNCESPVREGGETTETRVEDGKLLYERRWYHRGQSVSVEGRDLPKFPGQIHAITDDAIWVKKTTNLERVRIYISQLARGKVTLKRRAS from the exons ATGCAACTATTACGCGTCGCCTCCACTATGTCTTACCAAGGATCACCATATTCGGGCCCGGGGGACGAGTATGACTTCGAGGACGACGGGTACGACGATCTGGAGGAATACAGAGACAGAGAGATACCAGCGCAGCCCCCGCTAGACGACAGTGATGAAG ACACAGAGGAAGCCAGTGAGACAGATATACCCAACAATGAATTGAATGAACCATTAGAAGTTAAAGAACA GCCTCTGACTTCCAGGTTGTACCAGGACAAGCTGGCCAGCTTGAAGAAGCAGCTCCAGCAGCTGGAAGACGGCATACATCCAGAGTTTCTGAGGAGAGTCAAGAGGCTAGAGCATCAGTTGAATGAGAGGCTcaggataaataaaatatacag GGAACACATGTATGAAGTAGTAGAAAGAGAATACTTAGCAGAGAAGAAGGCAGCGGCGAAAGAGTTTGAAGAGAAGAAGATAGAGCTGAAGGAGAACTTGCTCAATGACTTTGAAGACAAAAGGAAGATGATTGAAAGTGAACGACAAAGTATGGAGCTTAATGGAGATTCCATGGAA GTGAAGCCGGCCATGAAGCGCATCCTGCGGCGGCGCGCCAACGAGCCGGCGCCGGCGCCCGAGAAGCGGCGCAAGCCCATCAGCAACACGCTCACGTTCCAGCTGGACGAGCGCGACATCGACGCCGACCTGCGGGCCATCGCGCGCCAGTccccgccgccgcgccccgcgccgccgcacGCCGCGCAGCCCAGGAAACTGGTCAACTCCAATAATT GTGAGTCCCCAGTGCGCGAGGGCGGCGAGACGACGGAGACCCGCGTGGAGGACGGCAAGCTGCTGTACGAGCGGCGCTGGTACCACCGCGGACAGAGCGTGTCCGTGGAGGGCCGCGACCTGCCCAAGTTCCCCGGACAGATACATGCCATCACCGATGATGCG ATATGGGTAAAGAAAACCACAAACCTAGAACGAGTAAGAATATACATATCGCAATTAGCCCGCGGTAAAGTGACATTAAAGAGAAGAGCGTCGTAA
- the LOC142972603 gene encoding F-BAR domain only protein 2 encodes MSVNFVDYFANEHNGYDILYQNMKYGLIASKELSEYLRERSNIEETNSKSLAKLAKQANSNCAQGTFAPFWGVLKCSAEKLSNLHQHMFQKLSELVKDVARYAEDLHKKHKAVKDSESNTLEVVLLIQNTKQALQKAKDVYTTKSAELEKLRKDNASAKDIEKAEVKLKKIHEDYRQLAEKYNLVKQDFEKKMTQTCKHFQDVEEAHLKQMKQFVNSYADIIQNNHDLMGQVHRDFKHQCLELTAEKLLEQFLIDKYNAIEKAIIELPATLPKPGSANNSISEADQISTVSNGSHKPAQPAKAPKKEPSFATKTSRRTTSLLNLFTPNFQSKEEPSGSVEGAAPCSAPSSPSGTPATPVAPDKDDNMGRTTLRESKWFLRSRRTKPKLKKPKKKKDEISENSNPGEKSDLEEKEEEVPTKEDFMNSPEVDEEGYCIRPKDEKGSVYSSTDSDSEEEREQKIHVEIKPISNGNPISASVDELRATVENISLYKIGTTRRGSNANTSKASSDFIDFNFQSPTASNPASPHGNVSNPYAPLPGNQSHSLESPTPISNADVGDLFSEVGEINQSNVRTSTPTISSSISLPRPPSRRSEGDFRTAGSSGSRGPSPLTIGMADTIPLAVAFHEIIHSYFRGTEESKCQVKMSGDMMLSFPTGIVGVLANNPNPAKLCFKLKNIHRLDNVLPNKQLITINAMMSTRDNTVVEFNMPALTSLLKRQSEKNPTAQYFNVDILKYQVRPKTGAASCPFQMVSYWKCEKDHTDLKVDYKYNLHAMSPPSPLLNVSVCVPMTGGVRNVIAMPSNTWNGENEQALWRFTELSQHSEDRGVGSLKARFELAKGPSNKATISAQFNCEGATLSGIEFELIGSGYRLSLVKRRFVSGKYICDSDVN; translated from the coding sequence ATGAGTGTCAACTTTGTCGATTATTTCGCCAACGAGCACAATGGATAcgatatattatatcaaaacatGAAATACGGACTCATTGCCAGCAAAGAACTCTCGGAGTATCTTAGGGAGAGGTCAAATATAGAAGAGACCAATTCGAAATCTTTAGCTAAATTAGCGAAACAGGCGAATAGTAACTGTGCGCAGGGCACGTTCGCTCCTTTTTGGGGCGTATTGAAATGTTCCGCGGAGAAATTGTCCAATTTACATCAACATATGTTCCAAAAGCTGAGTGAGCTTGTTAAGGATGTAGCTAGGTATGCTGAAGACCttcataaaaaacataaagcTGTTAAAGACTCTGAGTCAAACACTTTAGAAGTGGTGTTGTTGATACAAAACACTAAACAGGCATTGCAGAAGGCCAAAGATGTGTACACAACCAAGTCAGCTGAGCTGGAGAAGCTACGCAAAGACAATGCATCCGCCAAGGATATTGAGAAGGCTGAGGTTAAGCTAAAGAAGATTCATGAAGATTATAGACAATTAGCTGAGAAGTACAACCTGGTTAAACAGGATTTTGAGAAGAAAATGACACAAACATGTAAACACTTTCAAGATGTTGAGGAAGCCCACCTCAAACAGATGAAACAGTTTGTCAACTCTTATGCTGACATCATACAGAACAACCATGATCTTATGGGACAAGTGCACAGAGACTTCAAGCACCAATGCCTTGAGTTAACAGCTGAAAAACTGCTGGAACAGTTCCTCATAGATAAATACAATGCAATTGAGAAAGCTATTATTGAGCTTCCTGCCACTTTACCCAAGCCAGGATCAGCTAACAATTCAATATCAGAGGCAGACCAGATATCTACTGTGTCTAATGGTTCACACAAACCTGCTCAACCAGCTAAGGCACCCAAAAAGGAGCCTTCATTCGCCACCAAGACTTCAAGGAGAACTACCTCACTTTTGAATCTGTTTACACCAAATTTCCAAAGCAAGGAAGAACCCAGTGGTAGTGTTGAGGGAGCAGCTCCATGTTCAGCACCATCCAGCCCCAGTGGAACACCAGCTACACCAGTGGCCCCTGACAAAGATGACAACATGGGACGCACAACACTCAGAGAATCCAAATGGTTCCTGCGCAGCAGACGGACTAAGCCTAAACTGAAAAAGCCCAAAAAGAAAAAGGATGAGATTTCGGAAAACTCAAATCCCGGTGAAAAGTCTGACTTAGAGGAGAAAGAGGAGGAAGTACCAACAAAAGAAGATTTTATGAATTCACCAGAGGTTGATGAAGAAGGTTACTGTATTAGACCCAAAGATGAGAAAGGTAGTGTGTACTCTTCCACTGACTCAGACTCTGAAGAAGAGAGGGAACAGAAAATTCATGTGGAAATAAAACCTATTAGCAATGGTAATCCTATATCTGCTAGTGTAGATGAACTTAGAGCTACAGTTGAGAAtatatctttgtacaaaatcgGCACGACTAGGCGCGGGTCCAATGCCAACACCAGTAAAGCAAGCAGTGATTTCATAGATTTCAACTTTCAGAGCCCCACAGCCAGTAACCCCGCGTCGCCACACGGCAACGTCTCCAATCCATACGCTCCTTTACCAGGGAATCAATCACATTCATTGGAAAGCCCCACGCCCATTTCAAATGCTGACGTTGGTGATTTATTCTCGGAAGTAGGAGAAATAAATCAATCGAATGTTCGTACGTCAACCCCCACAATATCGTCGTCGATCTCGCTGCCGCGGCCGCCGTCGAGGCGCTCTGAAGGTGACTTCCGCACCGCCGGCTCCTCAGGGTCGCGCGGTCCCTCACCTCTAACTATAGGCATGGCCGATACTATACCGTTAGCTGTCGCGTTCCACGAGATAATACACTCGTATTTCCGTGGTACGGAAGAATCCAAGTGCCAAGTGAAGATGTCAGGAGATATGATGCTATCTTTCCCCACCGGTATAGTTGGCGTGCTGGCCAACAATCCGAATCCagctaaattatgttttaagttGAAAAACATACATAGATTGGACAATGTCCTGCCCAACAAGCAATTGATAACAATTAACGCGATGATGTCTACCCGCGACAATACCGTCGTGGAGTTCAACATGCCCGCTTTAACTTCTCTCCTAAAGCGTCAGTCTGAGAAGAACCCAACCGCGCAGTACTTCAATGTCGATATACTTAAATACCAAGTACGACCAAAGACCGGAGCGGCGTCGTGTCCCTTCCAAATGGTATCTTATTGGAAGTGCGAGAAAGACCATACTGATTTGAAGGTGGATTACAAGTACAACTTGCATGCTATGAGTCCGCCATCACCTTTGCTGAACGTATCTGTATGTGTGCCAATGACCGGCGGAGTGCGGAACGTGATCGCGATGCCTTCTAACACGTGGAACGGCGAGAACGAACAAGCGCTGTGGCGCTTCACGGAGTTGTCGCAGCACTCAGAGGACAGGGGCGTGGGCTCGCTGAAGGCGCGCTTCGAGCTGGCTAAAGGTCCGTCTAACAAAGCCACAATCTCGGCGCAGTTCAACTGCGAGGGCGCGACCCTCTCCGGCATTGAGTTCGAACTAATAGGCAGCGGATATCGGCTGTCTCTCGTCAAGCGGCGGTTCGTCTCCGGCAAATACATTTGTGATAGTGACGTGAACTGA